The genome window AACATCCTCAAGGGAAACCACCCCTGCTACTCCCCCATATTCATCAATTACTACCACTAAATGCTGTCTAATATCTTGAAATTTTTTCAGTAAATAGTCAGCTTTGATGGTTTCTGGGACAAAATTGGCAGGACGTGCCAACTGAGCAATGGTTTGATCTTTTTTTCCCTCAATAATAGCTGTAAGAAGTTCTTGTTTAAGGGCTGTACCAATTACATTGTCAATGTTTTCTTGAATGATCAAAATACGGGTATGTTCAGAATTAATAATAAAATCTTGACATTCTCCCAGTGTTAAATCCCCTTTCAGATAAGTAAGCAAAATGCGAGGAGTCATTAAATCCGATGCCGATAAGTCATTGAGATGAAAAACTCGGTGTATCATCTCCGCTTCATCTGCTTCGATAACTCCTTCAGTTCTACCAATGCGGGTTAAAAACCTAATTTCTGTTTCATTGGTGGTGGGTAAAACCTGCCCTTTGGTGAGGGGTTGAGTCGCTTTTTCCAGTAACCAAACTATGGGGCTAAGGATAAGGGTTAGATACCTAATCGGTATGGCAAGGAATAAAGACAATGGCTCTGCGTATCTTTGTCCTAGGGTTTTGGGTACTATTTCTCCAAAGATAATAATTAAGAAGGTTAAGACACCAGAAAAAACCCCTAACCATTGATCTCCTAATTGTTGAGTAACCGTACCACCAATGACGATACTACCGACAATATTAAATACGTTATTTAAGATAACGATGGTGGCAATGGGACGATTTATTTTTTGCTTGATTCTTAGCAGGGCTAATGCTGGAGGCTTTTTAGATTGGGCCCATTGTTTTACTTTGAGTTCGGATACTGATAGTAGCACCGTTTCAGATAATGAACAAATGGCCGAACCTAGTAAGACGATTAAAACGACAAATATAAGAGTGAGCATTCCTTAAACTTTAGTCTCTAAGGATTTTAGATACTCGGTATTAACTCCCGACTCCCTTGTCAGGGCAATTTTTCCAGTGCGAGAAATTTCTTTAATCCCAAATTTACTGACCATGGAAATGATGGCAACCATTTTTCCCGGATCTCCTACTACTTCTAAGGTTAAGCTATCTTCTGCTATATCTACAACTCTAGCTCTAAATACTTGAGCCACTTGTAATAGTTCGCCCCTGTTGTTGCTGTTGGTGCTAACTTTTACTAACATCAATTCTCTTTCTACACAGGGAATTTTGGTAATATCGGTAACTTTGATGACGTTAATTAATTTGTGGAGTTGTTTGGTTAGTTGTTCGATGGTGTCGTCATCCCCCGGTACTACCATGACAATTCTTGATACCCCTACTTGTTCGGTGGGGCCTACGGCTAGACTTTCTATGTTAAAACCACGTCTGGCAAATAATCCTGCAATTCTGGTCAATACTCCGGCTTCATCTTCTACTAAGACAGAAATGGTATGCTTCATTATTGATGTTTATAACTCTTGACAATAAACGACACTTTTTGTTTTGGTGGACAGGTTGTTTCTTAATATGTCCTGACATCCCTATTATTTTACCGTAGTTTTTGTTTCTGGGGGGAGGTGTGTTATTAATTGGGACATAGGGGGCCTGGGCAAATACATAATACATTGGGGGGACAATCTACACTTTGTCTTTCATAGGTTTGAGTCCAATCTTCTATGAGAGTATTTGCTTCTTGGTAATGGGGATTCTGAGGGGGAATTGCTTGGATAATGGCGATCGCCCTTTGATAATCTTCCTGTTGAGCTTGTTGTCTAGCATATCCGAGGCGACACTGACCAATATATTCATCTAAAACAGAAGGAGAAATTTTATCGGCTATATTTGACTCTGTAAGCTCAATACACTCTTGAAAATTTTGATTAACCAGAGAAAATTGTAGTTTATCTATAGTCGCCTCCACTCGACGACTGCCATAATAAAAAAATCCTACCCCAATAATGCCAAACACAAGAAACAACAAAAACCCAAGACTCAAAGAATACCCCTGAGTCACAGTTTTAAGAATTGTCGGATTTTTGGTAAGGAAAAAATTTGTTGTTGATTGATGCTGATCAATCTCAACACCATCCTCTAACATTAAATTACCCTTGTGGTCTTTCAAGGTTTCATACCAACGAATATACTGTCGTAAATCTTGTAAAACTAAGTGTGCAGAATGATAACGCTTCGTATAATCAGTGCGAACCATCTGAGCTAGAATATCTCCCAAATAGGAATGAACATCAGCAAACTGCCTCCAAATAATCTCCGTACTTTGTTCATCTTCCTTCAAACTAATGGGATTTTTACCCGTGAGGGCTTGAATGGCAATCATCCCTAAACTATAAATATCGCTATTTTTACGGGGTTTTCCCCTCGCTTGTTCACTGGGCATATAACCATGGGTACCAATAGCAACCGTGGGATTTATAATATGACTTTGTTCCACATTAAAATGTTTTACCGCCCCAAAATCAATTAAAACAATTTTTTGGTCATCTTGACGACGAATAAAATTATCAGGCTTTATATCTCGGTGAATTACCCCCTGACGGTGGATATAATCAAGAATTTCTAATCCTTGCTCCAAAAAATCCAATACCTTTGTTTCAGTCCAAGGCTTATGCCCCCTAAGTTCCAAACTAAGAGTTTCCCCCGCAACATACTCCTGTACCAAATAAAAATCTTGATCCCCATTACAAAAATCAATCAGTCTAGGAATTTGAGGATGATCCAACTTTTCTAAAATCTTGATTTCTTCGTAAAACAAGCGCTTGACAATATCCGTATTTTCAAGG of Cyanobacterium sp. HL-69 contains these proteins:
- a CDS encoding serine/threonine protein kinase, bacterial gives rise to the protein MSDNLVIVNSRYQLLHKLGEGGFGVVYLAKDKKTNQHCVIKQLHSDLENTDIVKRLFYEEIKILEKLDHPQIPRLIDFCNGDQDFYLVQEYVAGETLSLELRGHKPWTETKVLDFLEQGLEILDYIHRQGVIHRDIKPDNFIRRQDDQKIVLIDFGAVKHFNVEQSHIINPTVAIGTHGYMPSEQARGKPRKNSDIYSLGMIAIQALTGKNPISLKEDEQSTEIIWRQFADVHSYLGDILAQMVRTDYTKRYHSAHLVLQDLRQYIRWYETLKDHKGNLMLEDGVEIDQHQSTTNFFLTKNPTILKTVTQGYSLSLGFLLFLVFGIIGVGFFYYGSRRVEATIDKLQFSLVNQNFQECIELTESNIADKISPSVLDEYIGQCRLGYARQQAQQEDYQRAIAIIQAIPPQNPHYQEANTLIEDWTQTYERQSVDCPPNVLCICPGPLCPN
- the ilvN gene encoding biosynthetic acetolactate synthase I regulatory subunit IlvN, which translates into the protein MKHTISVLVEDEAGVLTRIAGLFARRGFNIESLAVGPTEQVGVSRIVMVVPGDDDTIEQLTKQLHKLINVIKVTDITKIPCVERELMLVKVSTNSNNRGELLQVAQVFRARVVDIAEDSLTLEVVGDPGKMVAIISMVSKFGIKEISRTGKIALTRESGVNTEYLKSLETKV
- a CDS encoding Magnesium and cobalt efflux protein CorC, with the translated sequence MLTLIFVVLIVLLGSAICSLSETVLLSVSELKVKQWAQSKKPPALALLRIKQKINRPIATIVILNNVFNIVGSIVIGGTVTQQLGDQWLGVFSGVLTFLIIIFGEIVPKTLGQRYAEPLSLFLAIPIRYLTLILSPIVWLLEKATQPLTKGQVLPTTNETEIRFLTRIGRTEGVIEADEAEMIHRVFHLNDLSASDLMTPRILLTYLKGDLTLGECQDFIINSEHTRILIIQENIDNVIGTALKQELLTAIIEGKKDQTIAQLARPANFVPETIKADYLLKKFQDIRQHLVVVIDEYGGVAGVVSLEDVLEVLTGDIVDETDKTINLQEIARKKRERLLISKGLIDS